Proteins from one Bacillus thuringiensis genomic window:
- a CDS encoding DUF960 family protein: protein MQAFGVNQDCYVTKAVHEVIPLELQQFLWPIIDWWKAAGDRLDYLQVFELIPDE from the coding sequence TTGCAAGCGTTTGGTGTTAATCAAGACTGTTATGTTACAAAGGCAGTTCATGAAGTAATACCGCTAGAGCTGCAACAGTTTTTATGGCCAATCATTGACTGGTGGAAAGCTGCTGGAGATAGATTAGATTATTTACAAGTTTTTGAGCTAATCCCAGACGAGTAA